The Henckelia pumila isolate YLH828 chromosome 2, ASM3356847v2, whole genome shotgun sequence genome includes a window with the following:
- the LOC140881485 gene encoding protein LURP-one-related 12-like yields MTILEEGGYVYEEETHLTVLKTSHFFSGDGFSAYDSKGQLVFRVDSYGPDAAESGELVLMEADGRCLFTVRRKWPSLHQRWEGFVGERSEGQKPLFSVRRSSIIGRSSVEVEVYSVGSVEYHVEGSFGCRSCRILNEENEAVAEISRKVDATTNVILGKDVFLLSLKPGFDGAFAMALVLVLDRIHGDDDDDEVGENNGSSSSRVGVDPIIISP; encoded by the exons ATGACGATATTGGAAGAAGGTGGGTATGTGTATGAGGAAGAAACCCACCTCACAGTGCTCAAAACCTCTCATTTCTTCTCTGGAGACGGATTCAGTGCTTATGATTCCAAAGGCCAACTCGTCTTCCGTGTGGATTCCTACGGCCCCGACGCTGCTGAATCAGGCGAACTCGTTCTCATGGAGGCCGACGGTAGATGCCTCTTCACAGTCCGCAGAAAG TGGCCGAGTCTGCATCAGAGATGGGAAGGGTTCGTCGGGGAGAGAAGCGAAGGGCAAAAGCCGCTCTTCAGCGTACGTAGATCATCCATAATCGGCAGATCCAGCGTGGAGGTGGAGGTTTACAGCGTTGGGAGCGTGGAGTACCATGTAGAGGGCTCCTTCGGGTGCCGGAGCTGCAGAATCTTGAACGAGGAGAACGAAGCGGTGGCGGAGATAAGCCGCAAGGTGGACGCCACCACGAATGTGATTCTTGGAAAAGACGTTTTCTTGCTTTCGCTGAAGCCTGGCTTCGATGGAGCCTTCGCTATGGCTCTGGTTTTGGTGCTTGATCGGATTCACGGtgacgacgacgatgatgaggttggtgagaatAATGGCAGTAGTAGTAGTAGGGTTGGTGTGGACCCCATTATTATTTCTCCatag